From Microlunatus capsulatus, a single genomic window includes:
- the selA gene encoding L-seryl-tRNA(Sec) selenium transferase, giving the protein MTTAETDPRRRVPRTDAVLADPRLVAAAERLGRDAVKQQVVAAQARARAGELAPEDVADAAVAALPRTLHSTAAVLNATGVVLHTNLGRAPLSGAAVAAVADAAGYADVEFDLATGRRARRGRGALEALAAAVPDAGGVLAVNNGAAALVLATTALAAGREVVISRGEMVEIGDGFRLPDLIASTGAVLREVGTTNRTTAADYAAALGPATGCILKVHPSNFRVEGFTSAASVAELASLGVPVVVDIGSGLLAPDPLLPEEPDAATALRAGADVVTASGDKLLGGPQAGLLLGRADVVERLRRHPLARALRVDKLTLAALEATLRGPVTPTWAALRADPDQLRARAAALATALAEGGVAAAVVASAGAVGGGGAPGLELPGWAVALPEDYAAALRTGRPAVVGRVERGRCLLDLRCVPADDDPWLLAAVRAAAAGAAPARDEG; this is encoded by the coding sequence GTGACGACGGCGGAGACGGACCCCCGGCGGCGGGTGCCCCGGACCGACGCCGTGCTGGCCGACCCGCGGCTGGTCGCGGCGGCGGAGCGGCTGGGCCGCGACGCCGTCAAGCAGCAGGTGGTGGCCGCCCAGGCCCGCGCCCGCGCCGGCGAGCTGGCGCCCGAGGACGTGGCCGACGCCGCCGTCGCGGCCCTGCCCCGCACCCTGCACAGCACGGCGGCCGTGCTCAACGCCACCGGCGTCGTCCTGCACACCAACCTGGGGCGCGCCCCGCTGTCCGGCGCCGCGGTGGCCGCCGTCGCCGACGCGGCCGGCTACGCCGACGTCGAGTTCGATCTCGCCACCGGCCGCCGGGCCCGCCGGGGTCGCGGTGCCCTGGAGGCCCTCGCCGCCGCCGTCCCGGACGCCGGCGGGGTGCTGGCCGTGAACAACGGCGCCGCCGCGCTCGTACTGGCCACGACGGCGCTGGCCGCCGGCCGCGAGGTGGTCATCAGCCGGGGCGAGATGGTGGAGATCGGCGACGGCTTCCGGCTGCCCGACCTCATCGCCTCCACCGGGGCCGTGCTGCGGGAGGTGGGGACGACGAACCGGACGACGGCGGCCGACTACGCCGCTGCGCTCGGCCCCGCGACCGGCTGCATCCTCAAGGTGCACCCCAGCAACTTCCGCGTCGAGGGCTTCACCTCCGCCGCGTCGGTGGCCGAGCTCGCCAGCCTGGGCGTGCCGGTCGTCGTCGACATCGGCAGCGGCCTGCTGGCCCCCGACCCGCTGCTGCCCGAGGAACCCGACGCCGCCACCGCCCTGCGCGCGGGCGCCGACGTGGTCACCGCGAGCGGCGACAAGCTCCTCGGCGGGCCGCAGGCCGGCCTGCTGCTGGGTCGTGCCGACGTCGTCGAGCGGCTCCGCCGGCACCCGCTGGCCCGCGCGCTGCGGGTCGACAAGCTCACCCTGGCCGCGCTGGAGGCGACGCTCCGGGGACCGGTCACGCCGACCTGGGCCGCCCTCCGCGCCGACCCCGACCAGCTGCGCGCCCGCGCCGCGGCCCTGGCGACGGCGCTGGCCGAGGGCGGCGTCGCGGCCGCGGTGGTGGCCTCGGCCGGAGCCGTCGGCGGCGGCGGAGCGCCCGGGCTGGAGCTGCCCGGCTGGGCCGTCGCCCTGCCCGAGGACTACGCCGCCGCGCTGCGGACCGGCCGGCCCGCCGTCGTCGGCCGGGTGGAGCGCGGCCGCTGCCTGCTGGACCTGCGCTGCGTGCCGGCCGACGACGACCCCTGGCTGCTCGCCGCCGTCCGGGCCGCCGCCGCGGGCGCCGCGCCCGCGCGGGACGAGGGCTGA
- the selD gene encoding selenide, water dikinase SelD, protein MSSATQQTYRLTQYAHGGGCACKIPPGELEETLAGLTPWTSPDLVVGLETGDDAAVVRIEGGRAVVSTTDFFTAVVDDAYDFGRIAAANALSDIYAMGATPLVALNLVGWPRDVLPMELLGEVLRGGMDVCREAQVHLAGGQSIDDPEPKYGMAVTGLADPDRLLRNDAAVAGLPVSLTKPLGIGVLNNRHKATGEVFPEAVATMTRLNRAASEAALAAGVRAATDVTGFGLLGHAYKMARASGVTIRLDAAAVPYLDGARQALADGFVSGGTRRNLDWVRPFLDAGVDEDELLLLADAQTSGGLLVVGEVPGAPVVGEVLAAGPHPLVVR, encoded by the coding sequence ATGAGCTCCGCGACCCAGCAGACGTACCGGTTGACCCAGTACGCCCACGGCGGCGGCTGCGCCTGCAAGATCCCGCCCGGCGAGCTGGAGGAGACGCTGGCCGGGCTCACGCCGTGGACCTCGCCCGACCTCGTCGTCGGCCTCGAGACGGGGGACGACGCGGCCGTCGTGCGGATCGAGGGCGGCCGCGCGGTGGTCAGCACCACCGACTTCTTCACCGCCGTCGTCGACGACGCCTACGACTTCGGCCGGATCGCCGCCGCCAACGCGCTGTCCGACATCTACGCCATGGGCGCCACCCCGCTGGTCGCGCTCAACCTCGTCGGCTGGCCGCGCGACGTGCTGCCGATGGAGCTGCTGGGCGAGGTGCTGCGGGGTGGGATGGACGTCTGCCGCGAGGCGCAGGTGCACCTGGCCGGCGGGCAGAGCATCGACGACCCCGAGCCCAAGTACGGGATGGCCGTGACCGGCCTGGCCGACCCCGACCGGCTGCTGCGCAACGACGCCGCGGTGGCGGGGCTGCCCGTCAGCCTCACCAAGCCGCTGGGCATCGGCGTCCTCAACAACCGGCACAAGGCCACCGGCGAGGTGTTCCCCGAGGCGGTCGCGACGATGACCCGGCTCAACCGGGCCGCGTCGGAGGCCGCGCTGGCCGCCGGCGTCCGGGCCGCGACCGACGTCACCGGCTTCGGGCTGCTCGGCCACGCCTACAAGATGGCGCGCGCGTCCGGGGTGACGATCCGGCTCGACGCCGCGGCCGTCCCCTACCTCGACGGCGCCCGGCAGGCCCTGGCCGACGGCTTCGTCAGCGGCGGCACCCGGCGCAACCTGGACTGGGTCCGCCCGTTCCTCGACGCCGGGGTCGACGAGGACGAGCTGCTGCTGCTGGCCGACGCGCAGACCAGCGGCGGCCTGCTCGTCGTCGGCGAGGTGCCCGGCGCCCCCGTCGTCGGCGAGGTGCTGGCCGCGGGCCCGCACCCGCTGGTCGTCCGCTGA